The genomic segment TCGAGTAGCCACCCTGGTAGCCGCGTTCGCCGATCTCCTCGAAGAGGCGCCGGCCACTGATGATCCCGACGGCGAAGCGGGCATGCAGGTAGGGCATGAACGGTACGAGTTGATCTCGGCGGTGGACTCCCAAGTCCTTTGCACTGGCCAGGAGTTCGTCCAGCGCCGCGTCCCGGAAGCGAAGGACGGTCTTGCGGTCGAGTTGGAGGTGGCGGGCGATCGCGCTGACCGTCCAGCCGCGGTCCGCGAGCCGGTGGCCGTCCGCGTAGCGCTCGCGGGTGGGCTCGACGATCGGCGTCCTGGGCAGCACGGGCAGTGGCAGCGCGACGGCCGGGGCCTGCGGCGGTTCGTCCTGTTCAGCCTGTTTGCGCAGGCAGGAACGGTGCTGCTGGCAGGTCTTCTCAACTGCCGCACCGAGGTTCTGCAGCAGGTGCCAGCGGTCGGCGACCTCGATGGCATCTGCTTCCATCGTCGCATTCCAAGTCCTCTGCTACACCTCGCCAAGGAGCACGAGCTAGAGCCTTTGGAACGGCGTCCAGGAGGGAAGGGGAGACCCATGCCGAGAGTGGAACTTCCCAGGGAACCGAACGAGCGGGGGCGCCAGTGGATGCTTCACCTGCCGGCCTCCGACGTGGCGGCGCTCTGGCCGCAGATCCGAAGGGCGGCGATCCCGGAGATGGTCAAACTGGCCTCCATCAGGTACTTCACCATGGAGTTCTTCAGCACAACCGCCGGCGTGACCACCTTAATCCGCTACCACCCCGACGATATACACCAAGTAGCGCGCAACCTCGCCGAGGACAGGATGTCGGTCCCGGCGGCCTGGCGGACCGACACCCCCGAGGGCACCCAGGCCGAACGTCTGCACCAGCGGAGAAGAAGGCAAGGGAAATGGGCCAGCTGTCTCTTCATCCCTGCGCTGCTCGCAGTACTGCTCGCAGTAGCCTGGACCGTGGCCCTCCTGCTCAAATAGGACAGCGCGAATATCCTGAATGGGCCTGGCGACCTGGTAGTCGTGTTCGGCGAGGGAGATGGCGGCGGCGTCACGGCCGGCATCGGCGGCCTGCGCGACGGTGGCCGTCAGCCAGGGGTGCTCCTGGTTCAGCCAGGCCAGCGCTTCCTCGCGACTGCCGAACCGCTCGAGCAGCGGCGCTCCGGCAGCGCGCGCAGATGGGCGTCCGCCGCCTCGGCGGCGGGGATGTACTGGTCCAAGAACTGCTGGACGTCGTACCAGGCTGCTGATCCACGCTGACACCTGCGGCGGGAAGTTGGGCAGCATGCGGAGTCAAGTGAGGCAGAGGAAGACGGTGTTGCCCACCTGGGCGGAGCGGACGGAAACTGCTGGCGAGCTGAGAGTAGGTGCGACCCGTGGCAGCAGCCGTTCCCGAGCACGTCACCTGGATGTCCGAAGGGCATGTGGCCTTGGCCTGGCCGACGATCAGGGCGACCTGCGTGCACGCCACCGCGGAGGCCAACGGAGTGCGCAGCAGACTTCGCTCGTCGGAAAGCATATGGGGCGCCACCCAATGGCGCGCATACCACCCCGCGGACGTCGCCCGGGTGGCCAAGGCGATCAACGAGGGCACCGCGGAGCTCAAGGCGCACTGGCGGAACGACACTCCCGAGTCAAAGCTGCTCGATCAGCGCCTGCGCAGAGAGAACCGGCCCGGCGCCATCGGGTGCGCCCTGGTCATCGTCGCCCTGGTGATCGTCGTCTTTTTCGTGGTCATCACCTGGAACAGTCCTGGAACGGCTGACCCCTCCGACTGGCGCTGACACGCACGCAGCCCCTCGGCCAGCCACTGCTCACACTCGACGAGAGGACAGCAGCAGAGCGCCACCGCATATGTTGAGACGAGGAACTCCTACAAGCGAATAGTCAAACGGGAATTCGTCTCAAAGTCCTGTCCCTTGGGACAGACGAGGGACACCGCCAATGAGAAAGTGACATCAGAAACGCGAACCTACATTCCGCGAGGAAACGATTCGGCATGCCAAGCGCTGACCTGGCCGTCACAGACTTCCGGTCAGAGCCAATTTCAAGGAGCCCAAACGGGTACTTCTCACCGCCGCCCGATGACTGTCCCGCTCAGGCAGGACGAAGCCGTCGGAGTACGTACTCCGACGGCCAGCAGAGGGCTCGAACAACAACGTTGGTAACGACGAAGTACCCCGGGCTCACCCAACCGTCCTCTTTGCTCACGAACCCCGGACCGTCCTCACGGTAATAGCGACGCAGCATGCGGCGGCGCAAAGGAGTCCCAGCCACGAACAGGACAGGAGCGGCAACGACTGCACCTACAGTCACAGCGAGCCGGACTGACTGGACCCTGATGCCGCTCTCCATCCGCATCGCTCCAGTCTGCCGAGCAGAAGAGACTCGCCCACCGCTCTCACGGAATGTGTGCCGGAACCCAGTTGTCACCTACGAAGCCCGGCGGGTCATCAGCGGTTGATATTGATCGTCACCGTGCCGCCCAGCCCTTTCACGCGGTGACGCAGGCCGCCGAGCCGTTGAACTGCCCTGCGCCGGCCCCGTGGCGAGGGTGCTGAGGCTGCGCCCCGGCCACGGGGGCTGCACGGGCGGGGCGCAGCGGGAATCGCCTGGGGTGCGGTCAGCGGCGGTCCATCCCGTACACGTGGTTCTGGTGGGAGACCAGGGCGGGCTGGTCCATGGTGGTGATGGTGTTCGCGCTGAGGGTGGCGCTCGCCGTCCACGGACCGACCGCGGAGGACGTGGATGCAACTCGCCGCCCTCCCCGCGAACGACCAGGGCCGTGCGGATGCCGTGCACGTACACCGCCGGGGCAACAACCCGGGACAAACTCACGGACGCCCAGTGCGCTGACCTCGCTCCACTCGGCGTGGACCGGGCGTAGAAGCGCTGGGGGGCGACGGACCGGGGTCACCCCCACGGTGCTCCTCGTGCGGTAGTCCAGGGCGCGGCCGGCTCAGCCAGGAACAGACCACCTTGCACGAGGTACCTGGGGTGCGTGACGCCAGTCGACCGGCCGGCCGCCTCCCGCTTGCCACCCTGCGGTGAGGCGGGCGCGAGGGGAGCCCTCGCTGCGCCCTCCCTGCTTGCTGCCAGACCGAGGGCGGCCTCTTTGTTCGAATCGGCCGGTCGCGGATGCTGTCCGAAGTCGTGACCGCGTGCTGATGGTTCTCCGCGAACAGAAGCCAGACGTCAGCTACGACTACTCACAAAGACCCAAGGCGTTGCAGATCAGATGGGGGTCCAGTTCGTCCTCGAGGAAGTGATAGATCACCTCGATATTGTCCCTCACCCACGCGGGGCCCAGACCATCGGATCCGGACTGCTGAACCACACCGAGGAGAAGTTCCTCGAGCTCTGCCTGGGTGGTGGTGGACGTCATGTAGTCCTTGGCGTGCTGCATGAGCTGCTCACAGAATTGACCTTGCAAGGTGCTGGCGATGGAAGCTCCGATTCCGAGGGGGCTGGCCCGGCCGGGCCAGCACACTGGGGAGTTGTCGTGGGCTGTACGGGGCGGGTCTTGGACGCCGCAGTGAGGGCACACAGCCTAGAAAGCCTCGTTGACCACTCCCGCACGGAACGTGATCAAATGGCCGGTTTCCACAGGCTGTTGCCCAGATCCCGACAATTCCCAGGAGTACCGGCCAGCGCCGGAGCGGTCCCGCGAGAGTGAAGCCGGGGTCGCGCCTGTCATACAGGCCGGTGTGCGCAGCTCCCGGTCGCGGTACGTATGTACCGTCGCTGACCGGTCACGTCACACGGCAACGCCCTGCCTCCCAGATCTTCGGAGGCAGGGCGTTCCCGCACAGCGGGGGCGGGTCAGTAGACGCGGGCGAGAACGTGGTTTTCCCGGGAGAGTTAGAGCTCGCTGTCCTGCGACCGGCCGGTCAGTGGGGCTCCGGCCGACGCGGGCCCGACGGCCGCGACCGGGGCACCGGCGGCGATCAGAGCGAAGGCACGGGCGAGCTGCTCCAGCGCCACGGACGCCTGGCCGGGGTTGTTCTCGGTGACGGTGCGGGCCTCGCTTGCGATGGCGGCCAGGAGCGCGTCGCGGGCGTCGGCAACGGCAGGCACCGGGGCCACGCTGATCACCGCCGGGATCCGCTGGACACCCTCCTCAGTGCTCTCGGCGTCGGTGTCGGTGTCCACGGTCTTGGTTCCTCGCTGGTCACACGCACCCCTTGGTATTCGACGTCGGCGTCGTCGCCCACGCTGAGGCCGCCCGGGCGCGGGCGGGACCGGTGTGATCGACTCGGCGGGAAATCAGCCACGGCATGGCCGACAACACACGCCAGCCACACCCGGCACGCCCGCCCCGCAGGTCTGTCCGGTCATCGCTCGGCCGGCCCGAGGTGCCGGCCGATGACCTCGGTCCTGTCCCGACGGCGTCGGTCAGGTGCTTGGACTGCCCGGTGGTGAACCAGGCATCCCGGGGCCCGCTCCCTCACGATGGGGCAGACACGGCGGCGGCCAGGCGGGGTTCCAGCGCCAGGCCGCCCACCGGTCGGCGTCGGCGAAGGGCCCGGCCCGTTGGTCGAGCATGTCCAGGACCTGGGCGCGGGCGAGCTCCACCGCCGGGTGCTCGAACTCGGAGACGATGCCCAGGCGACGGACGTGGGCGTACTCGTCTTCGTCCTTCCACCTGCGGGTGCTCAGGTCGGGGTCGATGACGAGGTCGACGGTGAGGTCGAAGGTGTCGAACCCTGCCTCGGTGCGGCAGGTGGGGTGCTCGAAATTGACGTACCAGTTCCTCAACCCGGCTGCGGTGTAAAAGGCGTTGATGCTGAACCACGCCGCCGGCGGCTTCCACAGCAGCAGCTCCGTCTCCTGCCACACCCCGGCCGCCAGCTCCCACTCCCCCGACGCCATCGCGTGGATCGCCTCCGTGCGCACTGACCGTTCGCCCTCCGACCGGGCCCTGGCGTACAGGGCGGGCCACAGCGCTTGAGCCCCGGGTGGGCACGCGGTCACCAGCGCCTCGCCCGTGTCGGCCAGGACCCGGAGCGCCTGCTCGCTCCATACCCGGCCGGAGCGGTGTACATCGCGCCGAACGATCCTCTCCCCCGTCATGAAGGTCTCCACCGGTGCCTCCCTCGCGAGCCCGGCCGGGACATCCGGCAGAGCGGGCACCACCTCAGCGCACAGGAACAAGATGGGCAAGCCGCCGTTCGGGGCGGATTGCCCACGCTCCCCTGCCGCTTGCCCAGGTCAAGGCCGCCAGCGGAACGTGCCGCGGCGTGGCTTGCCCGGCTCCTGGTCGCGGCCACCCTCCGGCTCCGGCTCCGGCTGTGCGGGAGCCGGCCCCGGCCGGAAAGCGGCGAGCTTCACCCTGCCGATCTCGCCGCCCTGGCAGAGCTGGAGATGCAGTGGGCGTAACGACCGGCCGCGGCCGGTC from the Streptomyces sp. RKAG293 genome contains:
- a CDS encoding saposin domain-containing protein, producing the protein MQHAKDYMTSTTTQAELEELLLGVVQQSGSDGLGPAWVRDNIEVIYHFLEDELDPHLICNALGLCE
- a CDS encoding DUF402 domain-containing protein, yielding MTGERIVRRDVHRSGRVWSEQALRVLADTGEALVTACPPGAQALWPALYARARSEGERSVRTEAIHAMASGEWELAAGVWQETELLLWKPPAAWFSINAFYTAAGLRNWYVNFEHPTCRTEAGFDTFDLTVDLVIDPDLSTRRWKDEDEYAHVRRLGIVSEFEHPAVELARAQVLDMLDQRAGPFADADRWAAWRWNPAWPPPCLPHREGAGPGMPGSPPGSPST